Proteins from a genomic interval of Synechococcus sp. A15-28:
- a CDS encoding GMC family oxidoreductase → MRVPTASQTERINGSWDAIVVGSGACGGVAALTLAEGDARVLLIDAGPDLTPQTALGSEPANSLRRLAGVSSGSHRLQAQHPGYWKANPRLYADERLYPYSHPPDRPFLWTRGLQVGGRSLTWGGITLRLSDEDFAGIEAPDGITAWPIRAADLEEDYGALERMLRVHGSRDGLPQLPDGETQEPLPLTPAEQRFAAALRDQLALQVIHSRGFGPHYPERDGPWPRSSSRGSTLPQAMATGRVQLLSGHLLEHLLLESGSERARGAVVVDQANGNRRTVVADLVVLCASTIQTLAILLRSREQGLKDPSDRLGTRLMDHVSTSQFFCVAESSTSPQPPLTGAGSFFLPFGRRLEGAKFHGGYGLWGGIGRFDPPTLLRRRHGTVTGFLIGHGEVMPQASNRVSLSGAVDRWGVAVPHIDCQWSTNEDEMVAHMRRQMGTCIKAAGGEALPLKDLFRLPLIEPLLQGAVALSDAASPPGYYIHEVGGAAMGADPSLGVVDPFNRLWAAPNVLVVDGACWPTSAWQSPTLTMMAITRRACRRALRGGGG, encoded by the coding sequence TTGCGCGTGCCGACAGCAAGCCAGACCGAGCGAATCAATGGTTCGTGGGATGCCATCGTCGTTGGCTCAGGCGCCTGCGGTGGGGTGGCTGCCCTGACCTTGGCTGAAGGGGATGCTCGGGTTCTGTTGATCGATGCAGGGCCGGATCTGACGCCACAGACGGCACTGGGTTCAGAGCCAGCCAATTCACTGCGACGGTTGGCGGGGGTGAGCAGTGGCAGCCATCGTCTGCAGGCCCAGCATCCCGGCTACTGGAAAGCCAATCCCCGGCTCTATGCCGATGAACGGCTCTATCCCTACAGCCATCCGCCGGATCGACCGTTCCTCTGGACCCGTGGCCTGCAGGTGGGTGGGCGCAGCCTCACCTGGGGTGGCATCACCCTGCGGCTCTCGGATGAAGATTTTGCGGGAATCGAAGCACCCGATGGAATAACGGCGTGGCCGATTCGTGCTGCTGATTTGGAGGAGGACTACGGCGCGCTGGAGAGGATGCTGAGGGTTCACGGCAGTCGAGACGGGTTGCCGCAGCTGCCTGATGGCGAAACTCAGGAGCCGTTGCCGTTGACGCCTGCTGAGCAGAGGTTTGCGGCGGCGTTGCGCGATCAACTGGCACTCCAGGTGATTCATTCACGAGGGTTTGGCCCCCATTACCCCGAACGGGATGGCCCCTGGCCGCGCTCCAGCAGTCGCGGCAGCACCCTCCCTCAGGCCATGGCCACAGGACGGGTGCAGTTGCTCTCCGGACATCTGCTGGAGCATCTTTTGCTTGAGAGCGGCAGCGAACGGGCGAGAGGTGCGGTTGTGGTTGATCAAGCCAACGGCAACCGTCGAACCGTCGTTGCCGATCTGGTGGTGCTTTGTGCCTCGACGATTCAGACCCTGGCCATTCTTCTGCGATCCCGGGAGCAGGGCCTGAAGGACCCCTCCGATCGTCTGGGCACACGGCTGATGGATCACGTCTCCACCAGCCAGTTCTTCTGCGTAGCGGAGTCGTCGACATCGCCCCAGCCCCCTCTCACCGGCGCTGGCAGCTTCTTTCTTCCGTTCGGTCGCCGCCTCGAAGGAGCCAAGTTTCATGGCGGTTATGGCCTCTGGGGAGGCATTGGTCGCTTTGATCCCCCGACGCTGCTGCGGCGTCGCCATGGAACCGTCACAGGGTTTCTGATCGGCCATGGGGAGGTGATGCCGCAGGCCAGCAATCGGGTCAGCCTGAGCGGTGCCGTGGATCGCTGGGGCGTGGCCGTACCCCACATCGACTGCCAGTGGAGCACCAATGAAGACGAGATGGTGGCGCATATGCGACGTCAGATGGGGACCTGCATCAAGGCTGCTGGTGGTGAGGCTCTCCCTCTGAAAGATCTTTTCCGGTTGCCCCTGATTGAACCCCTGCTGCAAGGTGCTGTGGCTCTCTCAGATGCTGCCTCTCCACCCGGGTACTACATCCATGAAGTGGGGGGTGCTGCGATGGGTGCTGATCCCTCCCTCGGCGTCGTTGACCCGTTCAACCGGCTCTGGGCAGCTCCCAACGTGCTGGTGGTGGATGGTGCCTGCTGGCCCACGTCCGCCTGGCAGAGTCCGACCCTCACGATGATGGCGATCACCCGTCGAGCCTGCCGCCGGGCCCTCAGGGGTGGCGGCGGCTGA
- a CDS encoding DUF2811 domain-containing protein, which yields MDRNYLERCHEMGVAEKGAEAAASYVSMEAEIPEVLYRGMKDFIGEHPHWDQYRVMSSALAHFLFQNGCEDRAVTERYLNDLFSRRHP from the coding sequence ATGGATCGGAATTACTTGGAGCGATGCCACGAAATGGGCGTTGCTGAAAAAGGTGCTGAGGCTGCAGCGTCCTACGTGAGCATGGAGGCGGAAATACCAGAGGTGCTCTACCGCGGCATGAAGGATTTCATCGGCGAGCATCCCCATTGGGATCAATACCGCGTGATGAGTTCAGCTCTCGCTCACTTCCTGTTTCAGAACGGTTGTGAGGATCGCGCAGTCACCGAGCGTTATCTCAACGATCTGTTCAGCCGCCGCCACCCCTGA
- a CDS encoding sirohydrochlorin chelatase: MAESPNDRLGVLICGHGSRNRLAVEEFAQMVDALRPKLAPMPVEHGYLEFARPILRDGLESLRQQGVTRVLAIPAMLFAAGHAKNDIPSVLNTYTAETGLPIDYGRELGVDRLMVAAAGARVRECLESAPSTVPLSETLLVVVGRGSSDPDANSNVAKVTRMLVEGFGFGWGETVYSGVTFPLVEPGLRQLVKLGFRCIVVVPYFLFSGVLVSRIRQHTDRVAADHPEVDFLSAGYLGQHPLVVDTFKERVEEVLRGDTAMNCSLCKYRAQVLGFEQDVGRVQESHHHHVEGLAESCTLCERECTGACQPDGVPIPHHHHHHGGDHHPPYPHADHPMGPRTLGSKDSPQKP, from the coding sequence TTGGCCGAATCCCCGAACGACCGACTCGGCGTCCTGATCTGCGGCCATGGCAGTCGCAACCGGCTGGCGGTTGAAGAATTCGCGCAGATGGTGGATGCCCTGCGACCAAAGCTGGCACCGATGCCGGTGGAGCATGGCTACCTGGAGTTCGCCCGCCCGATCCTGCGGGATGGCCTGGAGTCCCTGCGCCAGCAGGGAGTGACCCGTGTCCTCGCCATTCCAGCGATGTTGTTCGCGGCAGGGCACGCCAAGAACGACATCCCGTCTGTCCTCAACACGTACACCGCCGAAACGGGGCTGCCGATTGATTACGGCCGCGAACTGGGGGTGGACCGTCTGATGGTTGCTGCGGCCGGAGCACGGGTGCGCGAATGCCTGGAGAGCGCCCCCTCGACAGTGCCGCTGTCGGAAACACTGCTGGTGGTGGTGGGACGCGGCTCCTCGGATCCAGACGCCAATTCCAATGTGGCCAAAGTCACCCGAATGCTGGTGGAAGGCTTCGGCTTCGGCTGGGGTGAGACGGTGTACTCGGGCGTGACGTTTCCCCTGGTGGAACCAGGCCTGCGACAGCTGGTGAAGCTGGGATTCCGCTGCATCGTGGTGGTCCCCTATTTTCTGTTTTCAGGGGTTCTGGTGAGCCGCATCCGCCAGCACACCGATCGGGTGGCAGCGGACCACCCCGAGGTGGACTTTCTCTCCGCCGGCTACCTCGGGCAACACCCACTGGTGGTGGACACGTTCAAAGAGCGGGTGGAGGAGGTTCTCCGAGGCGATACCGCCATGAACTGCTCCCTGTGCAAGTACCGGGCTCAGGTGCTGGGCTTTGAGCAGGATGTCGGCCGAGTCCAGGAGAGCCACCACCACCACGTGGAAGGGCTGGCCGAAAGCTGCACGCTGTGTGAACGGGAATGCACAGGGGCCTGCCAGCCGGATGGTGTTCCCATCCCCCATCATCACCACCATCACGGTGGCGACCATCACCCCCCTTACCCCCATGCCGACCACCCCATGGGCCCCAGGACCCTGGGATCAAAAGATTCTCCACAGAAGCCTTAA
- a CDS encoding FAD-binding protein, with protein MDQLPRPLFNPQAADAGARGLLQPTPEDLPGLVGGWSGPRPLRVCSGGTSSRAAAAGQWTVDLRRTMGRISFNPADQTVRIGGGCRMGEVLDHLHPLGRSVAGGLSGWPGLGYVLTGGMGPFSRELGLAVDQLQAIAGVWGSGEPFLLRRDHDHATAEWRGLCGAAPFLAVVSQVVLSTQPLRPFWIKVSTGSPDQLPDWLVAAEGSHPSTSLQWSWGGDGNLRRLQVSAVEQSGWQRIDGLHQLPPLTPPPLAESRLHGEVVGLLGPANGEGWRRLLPELQDLMGRCPHAGCSLSSQQLGDATAAVPIEATSFVHRDAAWKPWITAVWPAGDLEVRRRSLQWLNEVWSVLEPICPGVHLAQLHDHLTFHQRELDLAFGSWLQGLRQLKARRDPDGTLPGL; from the coding sequence ATGGATCAGCTCCCTCGTCCCCTGTTCAACCCCCAGGCGGCAGATGCCGGGGCACGGGGCCTGTTGCAGCCAACCCCAGAGGATCTGCCGGGCCTTGTGGGGGGGTGGAGCGGTCCAAGGCCGTTGCGGGTCTGCAGTGGGGGCACCAGCTCCAGGGCTGCAGCGGCCGGTCAATGGACCGTGGATCTGCGCCGCACGATGGGCCGGATCAGCTTCAACCCTGCGGATCAGACGGTGCGCATCGGAGGCGGTTGCCGGATGGGGGAGGTGTTGGACCATCTCCATCCCCTGGGGCGCAGCGTGGCAGGGGGGCTGTCGGGCTGGCCGGGACTTGGCTATGTGCTGACCGGAGGCATGGGGCCGTTCAGCCGTGAGCTGGGCCTGGCGGTGGATCAGCTTCAGGCCATTGCAGGGGTCTGGGGCAGCGGTGAACCCTTCCTGCTGCGGCGTGATCACGATCACGCCACGGCGGAGTGGCGAGGCCTCTGCGGAGCCGCACCCTTCCTTGCGGTGGTGAGCCAGGTGGTGCTCAGCACCCAGCCCCTTCGCCCCTTCTGGATCAAGGTGTCGACGGGATCGCCCGATCAGCTGCCGGATTGGCTTGTCGCTGCGGAGGGTTCCCACCCCAGCACCAGCCTTCAGTGGAGCTGGGGCGGTGATGGCAATCTCAGGCGGCTGCAGGTGTCTGCCGTCGAACAGTCCGGATGGCAGCGGATTGATGGCCTGCATCAACTGCCCCCACTGACGCCGCCGCCCTTAGCGGAATCCCGCCTGCATGGCGAGGTGGTGGGTCTGCTCGGACCGGCCAACGGCGAGGGCTGGCGCCGCCTGCTGCCGGAGCTGCAGGATCTGATGGGGCGATGCCCCCATGCCGGCTGCAGCCTCTCCAGCCAGCAGCTCGGGGATGCCACCGCTGCAGTGCCGATCGAGGCCACGTCGTTCGTGCATCGCGATGCGGCCTGGAAACCCTGGATCACAGCGGTCTGGCCAGCCGGTGACCTGGAGGTGCGCCGCCGCAGCCTGCAGTGGTTGAACGAGGTGTGGTCCGTGCTGGAGCCGATCTGCCCTGGCGTGCATCTGGCGCAGTTGCACGACCATCTCACCTTCCATCAGCGGGAGTTGGACCTGGCCTTCGGGTCCTGGTTGCAGGGACTGCGTCAACTCAAGGCACGACGGGATCCTGACGGCACCTTGCCAGGGCTCTGA
- a CDS encoding SulP family inorganic anion transporter, whose protein sequence is MAQRSSPALVNQWFANPSKDLLSGLVVAFAMIPEAIAFSGIAGVDPKVGLFGAFCLSLTIAVVGGRTGMITSATGSTALLMTGLVATGEARGPGLGVQYLMVAGLVTGLLQILWGYLRLAYQMRFVPQGVLSGFVNALALLIFQAQLPQLGLDLHAGGDGHAGGLLPHGAQIPIVWGLVLLGLGIIYGLPKLTRLVPSQLVAIVVLTAISIGFSLDIPSVSSLGTLPDGLPSFTVPFGAGGVPFNLDTLGLVLPTALAISLVGLMETFLTQDILDDKTDSTSNKNVEARGQGIANIVASLFGGMAGCALVGQSVMNIDNGGRTRLSTLFSGISLLAMILLAGPWLKQIPMAALVAVMISIAVSTADINGLRNLRRIPKSDTSVMLMTFAVTMLTTPHNLALGVLAGVALAGILFSRKVAKVIQVEAIDVSDQERRYRVTGQLFFVSKIYFLQGFDLHDHPEQIVIDLSAAHIWDQSGVAALDQVIRKFRLGGSEVSVEGLNDESLDLFERIGGQESAHA, encoded by the coding sequence ATGGCCCAGCGTTCCAGTCCAGCTCTGGTGAATCAGTGGTTCGCCAACCCCAGCAAGGATCTGCTGTCGGGCCTTGTGGTGGCCTTCGCAATGATTCCTGAGGCGATCGCTTTCTCAGGCATTGCCGGAGTTGACCCGAAAGTCGGTCTGTTCGGCGCCTTCTGTCTGTCGCTCACCATCGCCGTGGTGGGCGGCCGCACGGGGATGATCACCTCCGCCACCGGTTCGACAGCCCTGTTGATGACGGGCCTGGTCGCCACCGGGGAAGCCCGCGGCCCCGGGCTCGGGGTTCAGTACCTGATGGTGGCTGGTCTGGTGACGGGTCTGCTGCAGATCCTCTGGGGATACCTGCGGCTGGCGTACCAGATGCGGTTTGTGCCCCAGGGGGTTCTCAGCGGTTTCGTCAATGCCCTGGCGCTTTTGATCTTCCAGGCGCAGCTGCCGCAGCTGGGCCTGGATCTGCATGCCGGCGGCGATGGTCACGCCGGTGGTCTACTGCCGCACGGTGCACAGATTCCGATCGTCTGGGGACTGGTCCTGCTGGGTCTGGGGATCATCTACGGCCTGCCGAAGCTCACTCGGCTGGTGCCGTCTCAGTTGGTGGCCATCGTCGTGCTCACAGCCATCAGCATCGGCTTCAGCCTGGACATTCCCAGCGTCAGCAGTCTGGGAACCCTCCCTGATGGCCTGCCCAGCTTCACGGTTCCCTTCGGAGCCGGTGGTGTCCCGTTCAATCTCGACACCCTGGGCCTGGTGCTGCCGACAGCTCTCGCCATTTCTCTGGTGGGTCTGATGGAAACCTTCCTCACCCAGGACATCCTCGACGACAAGACCGATTCCACGTCCAACAAAAACGTGGAGGCCCGTGGACAAGGCATCGCCAATATCGTGGCGTCGCTGTTCGGGGGCATGGCGGGTTGTGCCCTGGTGGGTCAGTCGGTGATGAACATCGATAACGGCGGTCGCACCCGGCTTTCCACCCTGTTCTCCGGTATCAGCCTTCTGGCGATGATCCTGCTCGCCGGACCATGGCTGAAGCAGATCCCGATGGCAGCCCTTGTGGCGGTGATGATCAGCATCGCTGTCAGCACTGCCGACATCAACGGGTTGCGCAATCTGCGTCGCATTCCCAAGAGCGACACCTCGGTGATGCTGATGACCTTCGCCGTCACCATGCTCACCACGCCTCACAACCTGGCGCTGGGGGTATTGGCCGGTGTGGCCCTCGCCGGAATCCTGTTCAGCCGCAAGGTGGCCAAGGTCATTCAGGTGGAAGCGATCGATGTGAGCGATCAGGAGCGCCGCTATCGGGTGACCGGTCAGTTGTTCTTCGTGAGCAAGATCTACTTCCTGCAGGGATTCGATCTTCACGATCATCCCGAGCAAATTGTCATCGATCTCTCCGCGGCCCACATCTGGGATCAGAGTGGTGTGGCGGCGCTCGATCAGGTGATCCGCAAATTCAGGCTGGGGGGATCCGAGGTCTCCGTTGAGGGACTGAACGACGAAAGCCTGGATCTGTTTGAACGGATCGGAGGACAGGAGTCCGCCCACGCCTGA
- a CDS encoding amino acid ABC transporter substrate-binding protein, whose protein sequence is MIRSSRQLLIGAIAVVTGLLGGCASLEEAGSSRLDLVKQRDELLCGVSGKIPGFSFLSAEGTYTGLDVDICRAMAAAFLGDADKVQYRPLTAPERFTALRSGEIDLLSRNTTHTLSRDAQGGNGLGFAPVVFHDGQGLIVPADSGVTTLSDLSGKAICVGSGTTTEQNLNDAFESNGIPYTPIKYQDLNQVVGGYLQGRCQAMTSDRSQLAAARSGFNAPEAHVILEDRLSKEPLAPAVVGGDQRLVDAMTWVVYALIEAEERGITQANLDSQLRVAEADPSQAALRRFLGVDAGLGRKLGLPDDFVLQAIRATGNYGEIYDRHLGPQSPVAIPRGANRLAEDGGLMIAPPFT, encoded by the coding sequence ATGATCCGATCCAGCCGTCAACTTCTGATCGGAGCCATCGCGGTGGTGACCGGTCTGTTGGGGGGGTGCGCATCCCTGGAGGAGGCCGGCAGCTCACGGTTGGATCTGGTGAAGCAAAGGGATGAGCTTCTCTGTGGTGTGAGCGGCAAGATTCCAGGCTTCAGCTTTCTCAGTGCAGAGGGCACCTACACCGGGCTCGATGTCGACATCTGTCGGGCCATGGCCGCCGCCTTCCTTGGCGATGCGGACAAGGTGCAGTACCGACCGCTGACGGCGCCGGAGCGGTTCACGGCTCTGCGCTCCGGGGAAATTGATCTGCTGTCCCGTAACACCACCCACACCCTCAGCCGTGATGCGCAGGGTGGGAACGGTCTTGGCTTCGCTCCCGTGGTGTTTCATGACGGCCAGGGATTGATCGTGCCGGCCGACAGCGGCGTGACGACCCTGTCTGATCTGAGCGGCAAGGCCATCTGCGTTGGTTCAGGCACCACCACTGAGCAGAACCTCAACGACGCCTTCGAGTCCAATGGTATCCCTTACACCCCGATCAAATACCAGGACCTCAATCAAGTGGTGGGTGGCTACCTGCAGGGGCGCTGTCAGGCCATGACCTCGGATCGCTCGCAGCTGGCCGCAGCCCGTTCCGGCTTCAACGCGCCTGAAGCTCACGTGATTCTTGAAGACCGTCTCAGCAAAGAGCCTCTGGCACCGGCGGTGGTCGGCGGGGATCAGCGGCTTGTTGATGCCATGACCTGGGTTGTGTACGCCCTGATCGAAGCGGAGGAGCGCGGCATCACCCAAGCCAATCTCGATAGCCAGCTGCGTGTCGCTGAAGCGGATCCAAGCCAGGCGGCCCTGCGGCGATTCCTGGGGGTTGATGCCGGCCTGGGTCGCAAGCTCGGCCTGCCCGACGATTTCGTTTTGCAGGCCATTCGGGCCACCGGTAATTACGGCGAGATCTACGACCGCCACCTCGGGCCGCAGAGTCCGGTTGCGATCCCCCGTGGCGCCAATCGTCTCGCTGAGGACGGTGGCTTGATGATCGCGCCTCCGTTCACCTGA